From Strigops habroptila isolate Jane chromosome 1, bStrHab1.2.pri, whole genome shotgun sequence, a single genomic window includes:
- the PSMG4 gene encoding proteasome assembly chaperone 4 translates to MHRLPGQRGPPARALPAEAWLRREEGAMEAAGSGGPAAAAGGGAGIALHDFSGRLGEQRVHFHAMRLRDSLFLWVGAAPALASLAVAMCSPRDSIPVAASLLGDPSDTASACLAQRLASKTKKQIFVSYNLQNTDSSFTLLIENRIKEEMMAFPEKF, encoded by the exons aTGCACCGCCTTCCCGGGCAGCGGGGCCCGCCCGCTCGGGCCTTGCCTGCTGAGGCCTGGCTGCGCCGGGAAGAAGGGGCGATGGaggcggcgggcagcgggggaccggcggcggcggcaggggGAGGCGCAGGGATCGCCCTGCACGACTTCAGCGGGCGGCTGGGCGAGCAGCGGGTGCACTTCCACGCCATGCGGCTGCGGGACTCGCTCTTCCTCTGGGTGGGCGCCGCGCCCGCCCTCGCCAGCCTGGCTGTCGCCATGTGCAGCCCACGG GACAGCATCCCGGTGGCCGCCTCGCTCCTGGGGGACCCCTCCGACACCGCCTCCGCCTGTCTGGCCCAGCGCTTGG cCAGCAAGACCAAAAAACAGATATTTGTCAGCTACAATCTTCAAAACACAGACAGCAGTTTCACCTTACTCATAGAAAACAGGATCAAAGAAGAAATGATGGCTTTTCCAGAGAAGTTCTGA